From a single Novosphingobium sp. 9U genomic region:
- a CDS encoding TonB-dependent receptor, whose product MAYRSAPQHHAFSPLRAAGAGKRTGSRFQSAFLFASASIVGLSGVAHAQDTPAPASDAAEAQVASASASDTGDIVVTANKREQRLNDVGLTVSVLSAASLQERQISTVAELANTVPSLSYSNSANGTPIYTLRGVGFTEVSLGAYPTVSTYVDEIPLQFSALTTHSAFDLERLEVLKGPQGTLFGENATGGALNYIAAKPTDELHAGGSVSYGRFNEVNGEAFISGPLTDTLKARVAGRVEHGDGWQVSNSRPDDRNGKTRNYMGRLQLAYTPSSSARFLLNVNGWLDRSQTQAPQYIGLFPQLPVVDPLLLASQFSPDKPRAADWTSGLPRKNNRLFQASLRSDISLTDNIELTSLTSYVNFRQRQGDEGDGLPIVTLDLTDNNGTIKTFFQELRVANASSSAFRFVLGANYEHNKVDQSAQVNFPNASSSNTYGQIGYPIINLIYNTDQVMKNYAFFGNVEYDIVPNVTVKGGIRYTNTKDSGSSCSKDESGLTTNTGSLFYDVVLGGALGRYPSGSCFPVNNLATTVNGVAPGRPGEFTGKLNQDNISWKVGVDWKPTPDLLVYGNVAKGYKAGSFPVLSASVFQQYLPVTQESVLSYEGGIKATLLDRALQFNAAGFYYDYRNKQLRSKFLDPNFGVIDILQNVPKSTIKGFELEMTARPIRRLTATAAFTYVDAKIDEFAGINAAGVSADFAGEAIPFTPKYQVNTDLDYKFPLSQGIDGFAGASVSLRSATSAVIGGEINPPTATPQGKALYRIDDYVLVDLRAGVRSTDGRWSASVWGKNIFNQYYWNNVVGVIDNIVRYAGRPATYGVTLGFNY is encoded by the coding sequence ATGGCCTATCGTTCGGCACCGCAGCATCACGCGTTCAGCCCGTTGAGGGCTGCTGGCGCGGGCAAGAGAACCGGAAGTCGCTTCCAGTCCGCGTTCCTGTTCGCAAGCGCCTCTATCGTGGGGCTGTCAGGCGTGGCGCATGCCCAAGACACGCCCGCCCCGGCAAGCGATGCGGCAGAAGCGCAGGTGGCTAGTGCATCCGCAAGCGACACCGGCGACATCGTGGTGACCGCGAACAAGCGCGAGCAGCGGCTGAACGATGTAGGCTTGACCGTTTCGGTGCTCTCGGCTGCTTCGCTGCAGGAGCGTCAGATCTCCACGGTTGCGGAACTCGCGAATACGGTGCCGAGCCTCAGCTATTCCAACAGCGCCAACGGCACCCCGATCTATACCTTACGCGGCGTCGGCTTTACCGAAGTCTCCCTCGGCGCCTACCCGACCGTCAGCACCTACGTAGACGAAATCCCACTGCAGTTCTCGGCCTTGACTACGCACTCCGCGTTCGATCTGGAGCGCCTGGAAGTGCTGAAGGGACCGCAGGGCACACTCTTCGGGGAGAATGCTACGGGTGGTGCGCTGAACTACATCGCCGCAAAACCGACAGACGAGCTTCATGCTGGCGGATCGGTATCATACGGTCGCTTCAACGAGGTGAACGGGGAGGCTTTCATCAGTGGCCCCTTGACCGACACGCTGAAGGCGCGCGTGGCGGGTCGTGTGGAGCATGGCGATGGCTGGCAGGTCAGCAACTCCCGGCCCGACGACCGCAATGGCAAGACGCGCAACTACATGGGTCGCCTGCAGCTTGCCTATACGCCGTCCTCGTCGGCCCGCTTCCTGCTGAACGTCAACGGGTGGCTTGATCGCAGCCAGACGCAGGCGCCGCAGTATATCGGCCTCTTCCCGCAGCTGCCGGTCGTCGACCCGCTCCTGCTCGCCTCACAGTTCTCGCCCGACAAGCCGCGTGCCGCTGACTGGACGTCGGGCTTGCCGAGAAAGAACAATCGCCTGTTCCAGGCTTCGCTGCGCAGCGACATCAGCTTGACTGACAATATCGAACTCACCTCGCTGACCTCCTACGTCAACTTCCGCCAGCGGCAGGGAGACGAAGGCGATGGTCTTCCGATCGTCACTCTCGACTTGACCGACAATAACGGCACCATCAAGACGTTCTTCCAGGAACTTCGCGTCGCCAATGCTTCGTCCAGCGCGTTCCGCTTCGTGCTTGGCGCCAATTACGAACACAACAAGGTCGACCAGTCGGCGCAGGTGAACTTCCCGAATGCCTCCTCGTCGAACACATATGGGCAGATCGGATATCCGATCATCAATTTGATCTACAACACCGATCAAGTTATGAAGAACTATGCCTTCTTTGGAAACGTCGAGTACGATATCGTGCCGAACGTCACTGTTAAGGGCGGAATTCGCTACACGAATACAAAGGATAGCGGGTCGTCATGCAGTAAGGACGAGAGCGGTCTGACGACGAATACAGGATCGCTCTTCTACGATGTCGTGCTCGGTGGTGCGCTCGGCCGCTATCCGAGCGGCTCTTGCTTCCCCGTCAACAACTTGGCGACCACGGTAAACGGTGTGGCGCCTGGCCGCCCGGGTGAGTTCACAGGAAAGCTGAACCAAGACAACATCTCTTGGAAGGTCGGTGTCGATTGGAAACCCACGCCCGACCTTCTCGTGTACGGCAACGTCGCGAAGGGCTACAAGGCCGGCAGCTTCCCCGTACTGTCCGCGTCGGTGTTCCAGCAGTATCTTCCAGTCACCCAGGAGTCTGTGCTGTCGTACGAAGGCGGCATCAAAGCGACCTTGCTCGATCGCGCGTTGCAGTTCAACGCAGCGGGCTTCTACTATGACTACCGCAACAAGCAGCTGCGCTCGAAATTCCTCGACCCGAACTTCGGCGTGATCGATATTCTTCAAAACGTGCCGAAGTCCACGATCAAGGGCTTCGAGCTCGAGATGACGGCACGTCCGATCCGGCGACTGACCGCCACCGCAGCATTCACTTACGTGGACGCAAAGATCGATGAATTCGCCGGGATCAACGCGGCCGGCGTATCGGCCGACTTCGCCGGTGAGGCGATCCCGTTCACGCCCAAGTACCAGGTCAATACCGATCTCGATTACAAATTCCCTCTGAGCCAAGGTATCGACGGCTTCGCGGGTGCGAGCGTCAGCTTGCGATCGGCGACTTCGGCAGTCATCGGTGGCGAAATCAACCCACCGACGGCGACGCCGCAGGGTAAGGCGCTTTACCGGATCGACGACTATGTTCTGGTCGATCTGCGTGCGGGCGTACGTAGCACGGATGGACGTTGGAGCGCCTCGGTTTGGGGCAAGAACATCTTCAACCAGTACTACTGGAACAACGTGGTCGGCGTGATCGACAACATCGTTCGCTATGCGGGGCGTCCGGCAACCTACGGCGTTACGTTGGGCTTCAACTACTAG
- a CDS encoding DUF1330 domain-containing protein, translated as MQAAIDISADDMDNAAQELPRDQPIMMINLLRFRGRTEYAENENDQPCSGRDAYMNRYAAISLQVVEKFGGKAFWQGQVLATLVAPQGEQWDEALLVQYPDFAAINSVFNDPDYQAVLYHRTAALADSRLIALAIAD; from the coding sequence ATGCAGGCCGCAATCGACATATCGGCGGATGACATGGACAATGCGGCGCAGGAACTGCCGCGTGACCAGCCGATCATGATGATCAACCTTCTGCGCTTTCGGGGCCGGACCGAATATGCCGAGAATGAGAACGATCAGCCCTGTTCGGGTCGCGACGCCTACATGAACCGATATGCCGCGATCTCCCTGCAGGTCGTCGAGAAGTTTGGCGGTAAAGCGTTCTGGCAAGGGCAGGTTCTGGCCACCTTGGTCGCGCCGCAAGGGGAGCAGTGGGACGAGGCGCTGTTGGTCCAGTACCCGGATTTCGCCGCGATCAACTCAGTCTTCAACGATCCCGACTACCAAGCGGTGCTTTATCACCGGACTGCGGCTTTGGCGGACTCCAGGCTGATTGCCCTAGCGATCGCCGATTGA
- a CDS encoding alpha/beta fold hydrolase, translating to MNSDGIITEGFASLSRGGLAYLAAGPTDGPLLIFVHGWPELAISWRHQLPVFGQLGFRAVAVDMPGYGRSVVHDTHEAYELEHLAADLVEFQDYLGAHRSVWVGHDWGSVVVWSLAAHYPERCAAVASLCVPYRTVELGIDHLISTVNRDIYDPEEHPAGQWDYMLFHDKHFDRARAVFERNTEDFFKLMFRRGDASGANVPTITAGVCAREGWFGGDAPPPTMDRDPGVADEASLAAYIAAFQRTGFFGPDSYYVNSEANARFTAQSADDGYLDMPALFLSADYDHWCDTVRNVAFGAEMRRYCRNLTAVTIPAGHWTAQEEPTRTNAALTRWLATTSGVWPEASTPAWQPLPPSGNE from the coding sequence TTGAACAGCGACGGCATCATCACTGAGGGCTTTGCTTCGCTCTCGCGCGGAGGACTCGCCTACCTTGCCGCAGGACCTACCGATGGTCCCCTTCTGATATTCGTCCACGGCTGGCCTGAGCTGGCGATCAGCTGGCGACACCAGCTGCCGGTGTTCGGACAGCTTGGTTTCCGCGCCGTTGCAGTTGACATGCCAGGCTATGGCCGGTCGGTGGTTCATGACACGCACGAGGCTTATGAGCTGGAGCACCTGGCGGCCGATCTAGTCGAGTTTCAGGATTATCTTGGCGCCCATCGCTCCGTATGGGTCGGCCATGACTGGGGCAGTGTCGTGGTTTGGAGCCTTGCGGCGCATTACCCGGAACGCTGCGCTGCCGTGGCGAGCTTGTGCGTACCCTACCGCACAGTGGAGCTGGGGATCGACCACCTGATCTCGACGGTCAATCGCGACATTTACGATCCCGAGGAGCATCCGGCGGGGCAGTGGGACTACATGCTGTTCCATGATAAGCATTTCGACCGTGCCCGTGCGGTGTTCGAGCGCAACACGGAAGACTTCTTCAAGCTCATGTTCCGACGGGGCGACGCTTCGGGTGCGAACGTTCCGACCATCACCGCAGGGGTCTGCGCGCGCGAAGGTTGGTTCGGAGGCGACGCGCCACCCCCAACGATGGATCGCGATCCTGGTGTGGCGGACGAGGCGAGTCTGGCCGCGTATATCGCTGCGTTCCAGCGCACTGGCTTCTTCGGCCCGGACTCGTACTATGTGAACAGCGAGGCGAATGCCCGTTTCACCGCGCAGTCGGCCGACGATGGTTATCTCGACATGCCGGCGCTGTTCCTGTCGGCCGACTACGACCACTGGTGCGACACGGTGCGTAACGTCGCGTTCGGAGCGGAAATGCGGCGCTACTGCCGCAACCTTACCGCAGTAACCATCCCGGCCGGTCACTGGACCGCCCAAGAGGAGCCTACCAGGACAAACGCGGCGCTGACCCGCTGGCTTGCGACCACCTCCGGCGTATGGCCGGAGGCTTCCACCCCAGCCTGGCAGCCGCTTCCGCCGTCTGGAAACGAATAG
- a CDS encoding EthD domain-containing protein, whose protein sequence is MIINLGYYKRKPGLTHAQFSTYWRDVHGPLIASIPNIDRYLLRYVQHHLEPDPSQPVPPGVDYDGFSEVWYPSLEARDALLALPFFQAEVIPDEHCFLDMDATRWYAVDHQTTIIGKTD, encoded by the coding sequence ATGATCATCAACCTCGGGTACTACAAGCGCAAGCCCGGCCTCACCCATGCGCAATTCAGCACGTACTGGCGCGACGTCCATGGGCCGCTCATCGCCAGCATCCCGAACATTGATCGCTATCTTCTGCGCTACGTCCAGCATCACCTGGAGCCCGATCCTTCGCAGCCGGTGCCGCCCGGCGTAGATTACGATGGCTTCTCGGAAGTCTGGTACCCCAGCCTCGAAGCTCGCGACGCGCTGCTAGCGCTGCCGTTCTTTCAGGCCGAGGTCATCCCCGACGAGCATTGCTTCCTGGATATGGATGCCACGCGCTGGTACGCGGTGGATCATCAGACGACCATCATCGGCAAGACTGATTAA
- a CDS encoding zinc-binding dehydrogenase has translation MIGVLTSGQIDPLTIMSWKTLRGIMVGSRDDFEAMNRMLEVHRLEPVIDEVFGFDSALDAYRKLEAAQHVGKIVIRID, from the coding sequence ATGATCGGCGTGCTGACGTCAGGGCAGATCGATCCGCTGACCATCATGTCCTGGAAGACCCTGCGGGGGATCATGGTCGGCTCGCGCGACGACTTTGAGGCGATGAACCGCATGCTCGAGGTCCATCGCCTCGAACCGGTGATCGACGAAGTATTCGGGTTCGATAGCGCGCTCGATGCCTACCGCAAGCTTGAGGCCGCCCAGCACGTGGGCAAGATCGTCATCCGAATTGACTAA
- a CDS encoding nuclear transport factor 2 family protein has product MTSATALELARELEVRRCGHMTRHEHDALERLLGETLLYGHSNGMLDTKQSFLGLLRSGTLTYIDVSPEVDGASFLDAATIVASGMLKTKARIGDVEKDLVGRYLCIWNNGAAGWQLCGLQGSSLPS; this is encoded by the coding sequence ATGACGAGCGCGACTGCACTGGAGTTGGCACGAGAGCTGGAGGTGCGCCGATGTGGCCACATGACGCGCCACGAGCATGATGCGCTCGAGAGGCTGCTCGGAGAAACGCTCCTCTATGGGCACTCCAATGGGATGCTCGATACAAAGCAGAGCTTTCTAGGGCTCCTACGATCGGGCACACTGACGTACATCGATGTATCGCCGGAGGTCGACGGCGCGAGCTTCCTCGATGCGGCCACGATCGTCGCCAGCGGCATGCTGAAGACCAAGGCGCGCATCGGCGACGTGGAAAAGGATCTGGTCGGCCGCTATCTGTGCATCTGGAACAATGGCGCCGCAGGGTGGCAGCTGTGCGGCCTGCAGGGGTCGAGCCTGCCCTCCTGA
- a CDS encoding aromatic ring-hydroxylating dioxygenase subunit alpha has translation MSLEPYRSQAFFEAEKERIFRRAWLVIAREEELPKPGDFVLKPVEICAASVLVTRSKGGEVRAFHNTCSHRGTEVVMESQGNASRFVCPYHNWTYGNDGRLIGVPDERAFFGVDKKNCGLTPIHVGVWEGYVFINLQPEPEVTLAEFLGPLADFLAGVPYTFADNAFVVRTEVGANWKVVSDAFLETYHIPAIHPETIGATFSSRANPFARLIDAKLLGQHAFVSMYGNPSFQLEEKHKIDRVAQKADGSGNVISAGKLSDMEAFLGHPVVNPTKTNGWSMDSIHVFPHTHINWGPGGFWLHQFWPLAVDRTRHEVRFYMAAPTTPRERLQQELYVGRVMEIIAEDLSNMERTQRGIASGAKSTMQLQDNEIAIRRSMDNVIRWTQAGTVREAMSA, from the coding sequence GTGTCGCTCGAGCCGTATCGTTCCCAGGCTTTCTTCGAGGCCGAGAAGGAGCGTATCTTCCGCCGGGCCTGGCTCGTTATCGCACGCGAAGAGGAATTGCCTAAGCCCGGCGACTTCGTCCTCAAGCCGGTCGAGATCTGCGCGGCTTCAGTGCTCGTCACGCGCTCGAAGGGTGGGGAGGTCCGCGCCTTTCACAACACCTGCTCGCATCGCGGTACCGAGGTGGTGATGGAGTCGCAGGGCAACGCGTCACGGTTCGTGTGCCCCTATCACAACTGGACCTATGGCAATGATGGGCGACTCATCGGCGTGCCGGACGAGCGGGCGTTTTTCGGTGTCGACAAGAAGAACTGCGGCCTTACGCCTATCCATGTTGGCGTTTGGGAGGGCTATGTCTTCATCAACCTGCAGCCCGAGCCCGAGGTGACGCTGGCAGAGTTCCTCGGACCTTTGGCCGACTTCCTAGCAGGGGTCCCCTATACCTTTGCGGACAACGCCTTCGTGGTGAGGACAGAGGTGGGGGCAAACTGGAAGGTCGTTTCAGATGCTTTTCTCGAGACCTACCACATTCCGGCGATTCACCCCGAAACGATCGGGGCGACATTCTCCTCGCGTGCGAACCCGTTTGCCCGCCTGATCGATGCCAAGCTGCTGGGGCAGCATGCGTTTGTTTCGATGTACGGCAATCCCAGCTTTCAGCTGGAGGAGAAACACAAGATCGACCGTGTCGCCCAGAAGGCAGATGGGTCGGGTAACGTGATCTCGGCCGGCAAGCTGAGCGACATGGAAGCATTCCTGGGCCATCCAGTAGTTAACCCGACCAAGACCAACGGATGGTCAATGGACTCGATCCACGTCTTTCCGCACACCCACATCAATTGGGGCCCAGGCGGATTTTGGCTCCACCAGTTCTGGCCACTAGCGGTCGACCGCACGCGGCATGAGGTGCGCTTCTATATGGCCGCTCCGACCACGCCACGCGAGCGCCTGCAGCAGGAGCTCTATGTGGGCCGAGTGATGGAGATCATCGCTGAAGATCTCAGCAACATGGAGCGGACTCAGCGAGGCATCGCGTCGGGCGCGAAGAGCACCATGCAGTTGCAGGATAACGAGATCGCAATCCGGCGGTCGATGGACAACGTGATCCGCTGGACGCAGGCGGGCACCGTTCGGGAGGCCATGTCGGCATGA
- a CDS encoding VOC family protein: MFDGAGRVFQNCYVVDDLDKAIEHWIKTIGAGPFFVNRKLDNLEIEYRGKPSGIDIDFALGQAGPIHIELIQDNSKNPTVYNDMYPKGSGGGFHHVGMLAKDFEAAVSAYEDAGCERGMIGMFGSTPFAYMDTRSSVGFFTEFHHDTAEIRALFDGVEAASKDWNGERPVRPMSELLEGPRDPANAR, encoded by the coding sequence ATGTTTGATGGTGCAGGCCGCGTTTTTCAGAACTGCTACGTTGTCGACGATCTCGACAAAGCGATCGAGCATTGGATCAAGACCATCGGTGCCGGGCCGTTCTTCGTGAACAGGAAGCTGGACAATCTGGAAATAGAGTACCGCGGCAAGCCGTCGGGAATCGACATCGATTTCGCTCTCGGCCAGGCTGGACCGATCCATATCGAGCTGATCCAGGACAACAGCAAGAATCCCACAGTCTACAATGACATGTACCCTAAGGGCAGCGGCGGAGGCTTTCACCACGTGGGCATGCTGGCCAAAGATTTCGAGGCCGCCGTCAGCGCATACGAGGATGCAGGATGCGAGCGCGGCATGATCGGCATGTTCGGCAGCACCCCGTTCGCCTACATGGATACACGGTCCTCGGTCGGTTTCTTTACCGAGTTCCACCACGACACGGCCGAAATCCGCGCGCTGTTCGACGGGGTCGAGGCAGCGTCGAAGGATTGGAACGGCGAGCGTCCGGTGCGTCCAATGAGCGAACTGCTCGAAGGTCCAAGAGACCCAGCCAACGCCCGATAA